One window of the Pyrus communis chromosome 17, drPyrComm1.1, whole genome shotgun sequence genome contains the following:
- the LOC137721730 gene encoding metalloendoproteinase 1-MMP → MFPFFRYNSFFFFICLCFLCFSRPSFPARILPDSVTVLTAASDVHNATWHDFSRFLDAGKGSLVSGMSELKNYFHRFGYLPNSNFTDFFDIELESALTLYQSKLSLPITGKLDTDTISAIISPRCGVSDTSQHTALHATRHFAYFYGKPRWARPSPVSLTYAFSPNHMVSYLNPSDVRDIFHRAFSRWSAVIPVNFTETDDYASADIKIGFYRGDHGDGEPFDGVLGVLGHAFSPENGRFHLDAAESWAVDFKTDKSKVAIDLESVATHEIGHVLGLAHTSVKEAVMYPSLSPRTKKVDLKIDDVEGVQALYGSNPNFKFSSLQSENSYNHAVSLESRSSSKWSIFLTLTTTLVLLLGLNLAL, encoded by the coding sequence ATGTTCCCATTTTTCAGGTAcaactctttcttcttcttcatatgCCTCTGCTTCCTCTGTTTTTCCCGCCCTTCCTTTCCAGCCAGAATTTTACCGGACTCAGTAACTGTATTAACCGCCGCATCCGACGTCCACAACGCCACATGGCACGACTTCTCAAGGTTTCTAGACGCCGGGAAAGGAAGCCTAGTCAGTGGCATGTCCGAGCTTAAGAACTACTTCCACCGTTTTGGCTACTTACCCAATTCCAACTTCACTGATTTTTTTGACATAGAACTTGAGTCCGCCTTGACGCTATACCAGTCCAAGCTGAGCTTGCCCATCACAGGCAAGCTGGACACGGACACCATCTCGGCGATCATTTCACCGAGGTGTGGTGTCAGTGACACGTCGCAACATACGGCTCTGCATGCGACGCGTCACTTCGCCTACTTCTACGGCAAGCCGAGGTGGGCGCGCCCTTCCCCCGTATCGCTCACATACGCTTTCTCCCCCAATCACATGGTCAGTTATCTGAACCCATCAGATGTTCGAGACATTTTTCACCGCGCTTTTTCGCGGTGGTCGGCGGTGATCCCTGTGAACTTCACTGAGACCGACGACTACGCTTCCGCGGATATCAAAATAGGGTTTTACCGCGGCGACCACGGTGACGGGGAGCCGTTCGACGGGGTGTTGGGGGTGCTGGGGCATGCTTTTTCGCCCGAGAACGGGAGGTTCCACCTGGACGCGGCGGAATCGTGGGCCGTTGATTTCAAAACGGATAAGTCAAAGGTGGCGATTGATTTGGAATCGGTGGCGACTCATGAGATAGGGCATGTACTCGGGCTGGCTCACACCTCGGTCAAGGAGGCCGTTATGTACCCGAGCCTGAGTCCTCGGACCAAGAAGGTGGACCTCAAGATTGATGACGTGGAAGGTGTCCAAGCTTTGTATGGgtcaaaccctaatttcaagtTTAGCTCATTGCAGAGTGAAAATTCTTACAATCATGCGGTTTCTTTGGAGTCAAGGTCTTCCTCTAAGTGGTCCATTTTTTTAACACTCACCACCACTTTGGTATTGCTCTTAGGCCTTAATTTGGCCTTGTGA